In the genome of Mytilus trossulus isolate FHL-02 unplaced genomic scaffold, PNRI_Mtr1.1.1.hap1 h1tg000244l__unscaffolded, whole genome shotgun sequence, one region contains:
- the LOC134701450 gene encoding uncharacterized protein LOC134701450, producing MAESAPLNDSIVMDDTVLLRKHLLIHDRAVQQIIVLDRYIERVKEKAVHQVQRGNKSRALHLLNRKSVAIGLKNTYRQFRLRKWYQSQVLVVSMLSTLRPNQVTVQPTEPDTNPGYEGQQMELFAKSQMVSQCNSDRAM from the exons ATGGCTGAATCTGCACCACTTAATGACAGCATAGTTATGGATGATACAGTTCTACTGAGGAAGCACCTTCTGATCCATGACAGGGCTGTACAGCAAATTATTGTACTTG aTCGGTATATTGAGAGAGTCAAAGAAAAAGCTGTACACCAAGTTCAGAGAGGTAACAAATCCAGAGCCTTACATCTATTAAACAGGAAATCAGTAGCCATTGGTCTAAAGAACACCTATCGTCAGTTTCGTCTCAGAAAATGGTACCAGTCACAAGTTCTTGTAGTTAGCATGCTCAGCACCCTGAGACCTAACCAGGTTACAGTACAACCTACAGAACCTGACACAAACCCAGGGTACGAAGGTCAACAGATGGAGCTATTTGCCAAATCACAGATGGTATCTCAGTGTAACTCTGACCGTGCCATGTAA